The genomic window taaacatctcattccaaaatcagatgggctttaatatggagttggtcccccctttgctgctataacagcctccactcttctgggaaggcattaatatggagttggtctccccctttgctgctataacagcctcctctctaatgggaaggctttaatatggagttggacccccctttgctgctataacagcctccactcttctgggaaggctttccactagatgttggaacattgctgtggggataaagttgggagcacagaattgtctctaatgtcattgtatgctgtagcgttaagatttccctccactggatccaaggggcccgaaccatgaagaACAGACCATTACTCCACCAAACTTAATGGTTGGCACTATGTATTcaggcaggtagagttctcctggcatccactaaacccagattaatccgttggactgccagatggtgaagcgtgattcatcactccagagaacgtgtttccactgctccagagtccaatggcggtgagctttacaccactccagctgacacttggcattgtgcatggtgatcttaagcttgtttTGCAGCtgttcagccatggaaacccatttcatgaagctcccgacaaacagttattgtgctgacgttgcttccagaggtagttaggaacttggtagtgagtattgcaacagaggacagatgatttttacacgcttcagcactcggtgatCCCAttctgagcttgtgtggcctaccacttcacggctgagccgttgttgctcctagaagtttccacttcacaataaaaccacttatagttgaccggggggcagctctagtagggcatacatttgacgaactgatttgttgaaagtcaatgagctcttcaatacgggccattctactgcaaatgttcCTGTCAggaacgggtgtggctgaaatatcaaaatccactaatttgaaggggtgtccacatacttgtgtatatatagtgtatatgtaaatatatggGCTATAAATACATTTAGACAGCATGCCGCGGTAGGAAAAAATGTTtcataaatatacagtaccggtctaaaggactcacctactcattccagggtttttcttttattttgacttttctacattgtagaataatagtgaagacatcaaaactatgaaataacacaaatggaatcatgtagtaacccaaaaaagtgttaaacaaataacaaTATATTTGTGAGGTAGGTGTGTGCGAGGTAGGTAGCTGGTGTGTGAGGGAGCTGGCTGGCGTGTGAGGGAGGTAGCTGGCGTGTGAGGGAGGTAGCTGGCGTGTGAGGGAGAGGTGGCTGGCGTGTGAGGGAGCTGGCTGGCGTGTGAGGGAGCTGGCTGGCGTGCGAGGTAGGTAGCTGGTGTGTGAGGGAGCTGACTGGCGTGTGAGGGAGGTAGCTGGCGTGTGAGGGAGGTAGCTGGCGTGTGAGGGAGAGGTGGCTGGCGTGTGAGGGAGGTGGCTGGAGTGTGAGGGAGAGCTGGCTGGCGTGTGAGGGAGCTGGCTGGCGTGTGAGGGAGAGCTGGCTGGCGTGTGAGGGAGCTGGCTGGCGTGTGAGGGAGCTGGCTGGCGTGTGAGGGAGGTAGCTGGCGTGTGAGGGAGCTGGCTGGCGTGTGAGGGAGGTAGCTGTCGTGTGAGGGAGGTAGCTGGCGTGTGAGGGAGGTGGCTGGAGTGTGAGGGAGCTGGCTGGCATGTGAGGGAGCTGGCTGGCGTGTGAGGGAGAGCTGGCTGGCGTGTGAGGGAGCTGGCTGGCGTGTGAGGGAGAGCTGGCTGGAGTGTGAGGGAGGTAGCTGGCGTGTGAGGGAGGTGGCTGGCATGTGAGGGAGGTAGCTGGCGTGTGAGGGAATTAGTTGGCGTGTGAGGGAGGTAGCTGGCGTGTGAGGGAGCTGGCTGGCGTGTGAGGGAGGTAGCTGGCGTGTGAAGGAGAGGTGGCTGACGTGTGAGGGAGGTAGCTGAAGTGTGAGGGAGCTGGCTGGCGTGTGAGGGAGGTAGCTGAAGTGTGAGGGAGCTGGCTGGCGTGTGAGGGAGGTAGCTGGCGTGTGAGGGAGGTAGCTGGCGTGTGAGGGAGAGGTGGCTGGCGTGTGAGGGAGGTAGCTGGCGTGTGAGGTAGGTGGCTGGAGTGTGAGGGAGAGCTGGCTGGCGTGTGAGGGAGCTGGCTGGCGTGTGAGGGAGAGCTGGCTGGCGTGTGAGGGAGCTGGCTGGCGTGTGAGGGAGAGCTGGCTGGCGTGTGAGGGAGCTGGCTGGCGTGTGAGGGAGATAGCTGGCGTGTGAGGGAGCTGGCTGGCGTGTGAGGGAGGTAGCTGTCGTGTGAGGGAGGTAGCTGGCgtgtgagggagaggttgctggcGTGTGAGGGAGGTAGCTGGCGTGTGAGGGAGGTGGCTGGAGTGTGAGGGAGCTGGCTGGCATGTGAGGGAGCTGGCTGGCGTGTGAGGGAGAGCTGGCTGGCGTGTGAGGGAGAGCTGGCTGGCGTGTGAGGGAGCTGGCTGGCGTGTGAGGGAGAGCTGGCTGGCGTGTGATGGAGAGCTGGCTGGCGTGTGAAGGAGGTAGCTGGCGTGTGAGGGAGCTGGCTGGCGTGTGAGGGAGAGCTGGCTGGCGTTTGAGGGAGAGCTGGCTGGCGTGTGAGGGAGGTAGCTGGCGTGTGAGGGAGCTGGCTGGCGTGTGAGGGAGGTAGCTGGCGTGTGAGGGAGGTGGCTGGCGTGTGAGGGAGCTGGCTGGCGTGTGAGGGAGAGCTGGCTGGCGTGTGAGGGAGCTGGCTGGCGTGTGAGGGAGAGCTGGCTGGCGTGTGAGGGAGAGCTGGCTGGCGTGTGAAGGAGGTAGCTGGCGTGTGAGGGAGCTGGCTGGCGTGTGAGGTAGAGCTGGCTGGCGTGTGAGGGAGAGCTGGCTGGCGTGTGAAGGAGGTAGCTGGCGTGTGAGGGAGCTGGCTGGCGTGTGAGGGAGAGCTGGCTGGCGTTTGAGGGAGAGCTGGCTGGCGTGTGAGGGAGGTAGCTGGCGTGTGAGGGAGCTGGCTGGCGTGTGAGGGAGAGCTGGCTGGCGTGTGAGGGAGCTGGCTGGCGTGTGAGGGAGAGCTGGCTGGCGTGTGAGGGAGAGCTGGCTGGCGTGTGAGGGAGGTAGCTGGTGTGTGAGGGAGCTGGCTGGCGTGTGAGGGAGAGCTGGCTGGCGTGAGAGGGAAGTGGAAAAGCACAAGTATAACCATGGTAACAATAGAAAGGAAACAGTTTGGAGTTAATGTGAAAATGAATAAATTAATAATGAATAAagatgaggacacaacagttcacctgacacaagaccgAATCCAAACATCACACTGTTTATttaatgtgcattttacatttactgtactgttTGATAACGAAAtcagaaaatactctggatacattcagtaataCGATGTGCAACAGGTGCAACACAAGACAACTAAAACGGCaggggtttgagtgagaggactaactggtgacaaaagtgttcacagttcacaagTCATTTCACTTTCATGTCTAAAACTAGAAGGTgttttttgagctctcctagctgttcccattgaggaactagagcaagcacaattttttatttttaacacaaCCCTGCATGCACACCAACACACAATTATTGTTGTGGTTTACACAGCCCATTGAAAATCTCAATCTGAGGGGAGgcgagagacatagagagagtagagtagaggagagagagagagactcaataaGGCTCAATAAGGCTCAATAAGACTCAATAAGGATCCATACGACTCAATAAGGCTCAATAAGACTCAATACGGTTCCATACGACTCAATAAGGATCAATAAGACTCAATAAGACTCCAGAAGAAACAATACGGCTCAGTTCGGTTCAGTATGGCTCAATACGGCTCAGTATGGTTCAGTACGGTTCAGTATGGCTCAATACGGCTCAATAAGACTCGATAAGGCTCAATAAGACTTAATAAGGATCCATACGACTCAATAAGGATCCGTATGACTCAATAAGGCTCAATAAGACTCAATAAGGCTCAATAAGACTTAATAAGGATCCATATGACTCAATAAGGCTTAATAAGACTCAATAAGGCTCAATAAGACTCAATAAGGCTCAATAAGACTCAATAAGGTTCCATATGACTCAATAAGGATCAATAAGACTCAATAAGACTCCAGAAGAAACAATACGGCTCAGTACGGTTCAGTATGGCTCAATACGGCTCAGTATGGTTCAGTACGGTTCAGTATGGCTCAATACGGCTCAGTATGGTTCAGTATGGTTCAGTATGGTTTAATACGGCTCAGTATGGTTCAGTATGGTTCAATAAGCCTCGAAACGGCTCAATACAACTCAATATGGCTCAATAAGGCTCAGTATGGATCAATAAGACTCCCTGAGGATTCTCTGTGTAAACATGAGAAGACCATGGCAGCAGGGCGCACAGCAGACCTCAGCTGGACACCCACAGTCTATGACCTTAGTACAGAGCGCACACTGTTCCTCTGCCATAATTCCTGCATCCTTCCTTTTATTCTCTGACGTCCCCTCTTCAGGACACCACCTCATAGCATCTCACCCCTCTTTCTCATCCACCCTTTCCCTgcagtctctcttcctctcctctcctctcctctcctctcctctcctctcctctcctctcctctcctctcctctcctctcctctcctctcctctcctctcctctcctctcctctcctctcctctcccctcccctcccctcccctctcctcccctctcctctcctctcctctcctatcctctcctctcctctcctctcctctcctctcctctcctctcctctcctctcctctcctctcctctcctctcctcttctcttctcttctcttctcttctcttctcctctcctctcttctcctctcttctcctctcctctcctctcctctcctctcctctcccctctcctctctcccctctcctctcctctctccattttcctctctcccctctccttgctcatctcttctctctcctcacctctctccattttcctctctcctctctcctcccccctctcctctctccattttcctctcccctctcctccctcccctctcctctcttcatctgttTAGGTGACAGAAGTACATCCACCACAGGTCGGCTTCGCTCCATCTGGCTACAATACTGTCAAAGATAACGGTTGCCAAGAGATTTGGCCAATCAAtggggcctgcctgcctgcctgcctgcctgcctgggtcGATATGATGATCTTATGGCTGACTGTTCCCTAGACGACAagcgttacagaaccacccaccaccaaaggaccaagcagcgtggtgacgAGATGCAGCGATACCTGGAGAACTGGACTTGGGAATTggacagcaaaggaccctggactcaggctggggaatatcgccgccccaaggcagagctggaggcagcgaaagcggagaggcatcggtatgaggaggcagcacggcagcgcggctggatgcccgagaggcagccccaaaaatgtatgggagggagtgtggcgaagtcaggtaggagacctccgccaacttcccgtgcttaccggagagcgagagggaccgggcggcaccgtgttatgcggtggggcgcacggtgtccccggtccgcgtgcatagcccggtgcagtacattgcagcgcctcgtataggccgggctagagtgggcatcgagccaggtgccatgaagccggctcagcgcatctggtctccagtgcgtatcctcgggccggtgtacatggcaccatctttacgcatggtgtccccggttcgccagcacagcccagtgcgggctattccacctcgctgcactggcctggctacagggagcattcaaccaggtaaggttgggcaggctcggtgctcaagagctccagtgcgccttcacggtcggATCTATCCGGTGCCATCTCCACGCACCAACCCTccagtggcagccccccgcaccaggctgtctctccatcttctccctacaggtgctcccgcctgtccagcgctgccagagccttcctcttaCCCAgctctgccagagtctcccgtctgtcctgagctgccaggtGCTCCTTCCTGTCCGGCGCTGCGGGAgtttcccgcctgtccagcactgccggagtctcctgcctgtccagcgctgccagagccttcctccagCCCAGcgttgccagagtctcccgtctgtcctgagctgccataGTTTCccttctgtcctgagctgccagagtttcccttctgtcctgagctgccagagccgtaagtcagccaggagctgccagagccgtcagtcagccaggagctgccagagccgtcagtcagccaggagctgccagagccgcctgtcacgCCGGCGATGCCGGAATCT from Oncorhynchus mykiss isolate Arlee chromosome 15, USDA_OmykA_1.1, whole genome shotgun sequence includes these protein-coding regions:
- the LOC118938935 gene encoding proline-rich extensin-like protein EPR1; the encoded protein is MFFTRFRFTLSYRPGSLNTKCSDALSRLYDTEDRSTELTPILPASREVDSDIERVLRAEPAPPQCPAGLFVPLDPSLDPSLDPSLDPSLDPSLDPSLVPSLDTSLDPSLDPSQDPAQDPSLDPSQDPSLDRSLDTSLDPSLDPPWTLLWTPPWTPLKTPPWTPPWTPLRTPPWTPPWTPLRTPPWTPLRTPLWTPPWTRSLHPSLDPSLDPSLDPSLDPVPALPHTPASSLTHQLPPSHASQLSLTRQPALPHTPASSLTRQPALPHTPASSLTRQLPPSHASQLSLKRQPALPHTPASSLTRQLPPSHASQLSLTRQPALPHTPASSLTRQLPPSHASQLSLTRQPALPHTPASSLTRQPALPHTPASSLTRQPPPSHASYLPHTPASSLTRQLPPSHASQLSLKRQPALPHTPASSLTRQLPPSHASQLSITRQPALPHTPASSLTRQPALPHTPASSPSHASQLPHMPASSLTLQPPPSHASYLPHTPATSPSHASYLPHTTATSLTRQPAPSHASYLPHTPASSLTRQPALPHTPASSLTRQPALPHTPASSLTRQPALPHTPATYLTRQLPPSHASHLSLTRQLPPSHASYLPHTPASSLTLQLPPSHASQLPHTSATSLTRQPPLLHTPATSLTRQPAPSHASYLPHTPTNSLTRQLPPSHASHLPHTPATSLTLQPALPHTPASSLTRQPALPHTPASSLTCQPAPSHSSHLPHTPATSLTRQLPPSHASQLPHTPATSLTRQPAPSHASQLPHTPASSPSHASQLPHTPASSPSHSSHLPHTPATSPSHASYLPHTPATSLTRQSAPSHTSYLPRTPASSLTRQPAPSHASHLSLTRQLPPSHASYLPHTPAHPSPQVINSLPAYTETPPEAEGSTTGRGFQ